In Pirellula sp. SH-Sr6A, the DNA window CGACCGAACGCGATCCCCATCGCAGCATCGGCCAAAGCGGCTAGAACCCCGCCGTGGACGCGCCCCATCGGATTGTGCAGGCGGCTGTCGACCGGCAGCTCGACCACAGAGCGTCCAAGCTCCCGGTCCGACTCGGTAGCATCATGAACATCGAACCCGAAGAGGACGGAGATGGGAGCTTGGGAGAATCTATCGGACATTCTTGCGGATTGTTGAAGGAGTCGGCTCGCTCAGATTGAATTCTTGAAGAGCGAAATCCGCGTCCACTTTGCGGACGCTTTTCAGTTGGATATCACCCGACGAGGGGTCGACATGATAAACCGCCATGGTGGATTTTGTTTGATCAAACAATACAACTTGTTGGAAACCATTCGAGAGAATAGCGCTGGCCATGGCCGTGGTCCCTGCGGATGCGGCGTGTGCGGGAGCGATTGCTGAGATTGAGAGCAGAGTGTTCGGCACAGGACTTGCGCCGGTTTGGCTCCAGCTCATCTGCGTCGTCGCGCTCCAAGCGTAAAGAATGCCGAGAGCGAGAGACGTAGCAGATAGACCGCGGAGGAGAGTCTTCATGTCGGCACCTTGTTGGGATTGGATAGGCCGCGGAGTAGACGGCCTGAAGTAGATCGGGTTGAGGAGCAGGGCTGTTCATCGCATAGGTAGGGCTTGATTGTTCTACATCCCTCGAGCTCGTGAATGCCAGTCCAATTGCATTCTGGGAAGCATGCGGACTTCACCATAATCCACCGCTTCGATGTCGCGTCCTCCTGCTGGATACCTTATGATCCTGACCTGCCCATTTCCATTTGCTCGCCCCGCCCGTTTCCTTTGCCTTCCCCTCGAAACTTGATACCCAGACTCCGAGCGACGATTGCGAACAATTCGAACTCCTTGAGCGACATCAGCATCAGGGCGGCATTGTGGTGCGCGAGCCAACCGTATGCGGCGGCGATTTGGCTCAGGAATCTTTCCTTTGACCGTGGCATACAGAAGATCCAGCGCGCAGGCGTGCCGGTCATCTCTGTCGGGAATCTGACGGCGGGCGGGACGGGTAAGACCCCTACCGTCGCGTGGCTCGCCCAGTGGTTTCGCGACCGGGCCATTCGGGTGGCGATCCTATCGCGCGGCTACGGGGCCGGTCCGGATGGCGTTAATGATGAAGCCAAAGAATTGGAGCTTCGACTGAGCGATGTCCCCCATCTGCAATCCCCCGATCGCGTCGCGAGTGCGAAGATTGCAGTGGAGGAATTGGATATGCAGGTTTTGCTCTTGGACGATGGCTTTCAGCACCGACGCATCCATCGCGACTTGGAAATTGTCCTATTGGACGCTCGCGAGCCGTTTGGATATGGCCATCTTTTGCCGCGAGGGCTTCTGCGCGAGCCCTTGCGATCGCTCAAGCGTGCGGACATCGTGATCGCCACCCGTTCCGATCAAGTCGATGCACAGAGGTTAGCGAGCATTCGTACGAAAGTGCAGCGATACAATCCCAAGGCAGCTTGGTTGGAGAGTCGGCATCGTCCGCTTCGGCTGCGGAACTCGCAAGGGGCCATTCTCGACGTTGACTGGTTGCGAGACAAGCGAGTGGTGGTCGTCAGCGGTATCGGAAGTCCGGAAGCATTCCACCAGACCACCGAATCGCTTGGAGCAAACCTTCTAGGAAAGATCACCTTCCCCGATCATCATCTCTATCACGAAGGGGACATTCGTGAGATCGCCAGTCGCGCGAACGATGCAGGACACTGCGATGCCATTCTTTGCACCGGAAAAGACTTGGCCAAAATCGCTGTTCCGGCTATCGAGTCGGTTCCGGTATGGAGTCTCGACGTCGATTTAGAGATCACGAGCGGGCTGGAAATATTCGAAGACCATCTCAAAGAGATCGTGCGCCAAATCACCTACTCGCTGCGGTGATTACACGTAGTTCGGAGTAGGTGGACGATAGTGATCGAGATCGATCGTTCGGAACCAATCGATGGTCTTTTGAAGCCCCTCTCGCAGAGGAATGGTCGGTTCCCAACTCAAATGCTTCTTTGCCAAGGTGATGTCCGGTTGGCGACGCGTGGGATCGTCTGGGGGCAATGGACGCTTTTCAATCGAGGATTTGGCCCCGGTGAGTTGGACGACAAGTTCCGCCAGTTCGCGGATGGTGAATTCGGAAGGATTGCCGATATTGATGGGACCGATGACGTTTTGCTCATTGTTCATCAAGCGGAAAATACCTTCCACGAGGTCATCCCGATAGCAGAAGGATCGCGTCTGTTCCCCTTCGCCAAAGATAGTGATCGGTTCCCCCTGGATCGCTTGCCGGATGAAATTCGACACGACCCGACCATCGTAGGGGTGCATGCGAGGGCCATAGGTATTGAAGATACGGACGATACGAATGTCGACTTTGTTTTTGCGATGGTAGTCCATGAAGAGTGTCTCAGCGACTCGTTTCCCTTCGTCGTAACAAGATCGTACACCGATGGTGTTCACATTTCCCCAGTACGACTCGGGTTGAGGATGGATCAACGGATCGCCGTAAATTTCGCTGGTGCTCGCGAGTAGAATGCGGGCACCGCAACGTTTGGCCATGCCCAGCATGTTGATGGAGCCCATGACCGAAGTCTTAACGGTTTTGATGGGGTTAAACTGATAATGGCCCGGCGCTGCGGGGCAGGCCATATGGAAGATCTGATCCACTTCCAGAAAAATAGGAAGCGTCACATCGTGGCGAATCACTTCGAAATTGGGACGCCCGAGAAGGTGAGCGACATTCGTCTTCTGCGAGGTGAAAAAATTGTCGAGGCAGATCACGTCGTGTCCGGCTTCAACTAAGCGTTCACAAATATGCGATCCGAGAAAGCCCGCCCCGCCTGTCACCAGTACCCGATTGATTTTCGACACGTTCATACCCCGTTTTCGCTTGTGCACCGACTCGTTCGATTATTCCACACAACCCGCGAGCCGGCCCCCTCCAACAGGCCATACCGGTGGATTTGGCCTACTCGCGGCAAACTGTATCGACTGAGCAGGTTGTAGGGTGCGAGCGATACTGGGGGAGCGGGAGTTGCGCCGATCGTGGCCTCGGTCTGGAGAGGATCCTCTCCCTGTCTCGGCGGGCTAGTCCCCCGTTGTTTGTGGGGAATCTCGCACAATACCAGGAACCCGCCTGTAAATCGTCGTTGGCTCTTGCCATCCCCTCCGAATCAGCGAATATGATGGGGTGTTGGCAGCCCCCCATTCTCCACCCCAGTTTGTCCCTTGACCGCAATTCCTAGCAATCAATCGAGTTTGTTAACCCCCGAATCCCCGCATTTGGCGGGTCGATCGGCGCTTTGCAAATTGACAGGGCACACGATCGCGTTGGCTGCGAAGCTGGTGAGCGGATTTACGGTGCGTTGGATAGGTTCCGAACCGGATACCCGCCAGCGGGTTTATTTTGCCAATCACACCAGCCATTTGGACGCGGTCGTTTTGTGGTCGTGTTTGCCGAAAACGCTTCGCCAGTTGACCCGTCCCGTTGCCGCCCAGGATTACTGGGGTTGCTCGTCGTTTCGTCGATTCCTCGCCCAGTCGTTCAATGCGATTTTGATCGATCGAAAGCAGATCAAGGTGCATCAAAGTCCAGTCGATGTCATGATGCGCGAGATCGGGGACATGTACTCCCTCATTGTGTTCCCGGAAGGAAGCCGGGCGTCCGACGGGGAGATGGGAGAATTCAAAAGCGGCCTGTATTACTTGGCGAAGAAGCGACCGGACTTGGAATTGATTCCGGTCTATATGGACAATCTCAATCGCATTCTTCCGCGAGGAGAGTTCATGCCGGTTCCCCTGCTCAGCTCGATTACTGTGGGGCACCCTATCTTCTTGGAGCCAGGGGAACCCAAATCGGAGTTCCTGTCGAGAGCGTCGAAAGCGGTCAAGGTTTTGAAGGAACGGTAAGCCGTTCCCAAGGGCGGAACGTCCCCTTCGTTTGCTATTTCTTCTCGCTCGTGCGCTGCGCCCAAGAGGCCAGTTGCTCTCGAAAAATCTTCGAGTTGTGTCGAATGTCGGTCGGCAGTTTGGTTGGATACACCACGACCTTTTCGACAGAGCGCGAAACCTCGGACGCTCTCAATCGCTCCGTCACTTCGTTGACCAGTCGATCTGGTTGAGAGGTCCGATTCCATGGCTCGAGGATCACCCAGGGGACTTGGGTGGGTGGCTGTCCTACTCCGACCAATGCGGATCGATAGATCTCAGAATGTCCGTTTGCGATCGCTTCAATGGGCTCGGTAAAGAGAACTTGATCGCGCATGACCACTCGATGCGCTTTGCGGCCACAAAACCAGAATCGATCTTGATCATCGAGATATCCGACATCCCCCATGCGGTGCCATACTCGCTCTCCATCGAAAATCTTGTGCAGCGGGTTTTGATCCAACCGGGTCACGTAACGCTGCGAGACGACAGGACCGGAGACCATCAACTCGCCGATTTCTCCGCGACGTTGTTCTTCCGTCTCTTCGATTCGGTGCATTGCATCGTCCCGTATTCGAATCACCTTCCACTCGATCGATGGAAATCGACTCCCAACGCAAGTACCCATTCCGGCAGCGGTTTTCGCGGCGGTTTCCTCGAGGACTTCGCGGGACTCAATCGATGCAATCGGGAGAGCTTCGGTCGCGCCATAGGGTGTGAAGACACGTCCTTGAGGATCGATCCCATTGCGGACCGACTGGAGAACGCGAGGTGGAACGGGGGCCCCTGCGGAGAGAACCAACTGGAGGGGCTTCATCGTTCTGCCGGTGACTTGGCAATAGTTTCCCATGCGAGTCCAAAGGGCGGGCGAACCAAACGATTGATTGATATTCCATTGTTCGATCGCATCGAGCAACCGAGGGGGGTCCACATCCGCGGGGCGGGTCGGATCCATATCGGGAAGAATGGTCGCCGTTCCCATCACGGCATTGAAGAGTCCAAAGAGGGGGAAGCAGCTTAAATCTCTGCCCCCCGGAACGATCCCGAATCGCTCCGCCACCAAATCGACTTGCGAATGAAACGTTTGATGGGTGTAGAGGACACCTTTGGGTGGTCCTGTGCTCCCAGTGGTGAAGATGACGGCCGAATCGGCATGAACATCTTCAATGGGATTTCGGTAGTTCGAGGGCGAGGTACTTTCGAGGCGGCTCAAGGTAACAGAAGGAAGTCCCGGAAACCACCGCCCTACCAGTACATTGTGCTTCGCGTTGGGAAATCGGGATTGCAGTATCCGAACAATAGCGTGCGCCATCGGAATCGCGATGAAGCCGTCGGGGTTGGTCGCTTCGAGACATCGAATCAAATTTTTCTTCCCCATGCCTGGGTCGACCAAGACCATCGTGGCCCCCGCTTTCAGCAGCGCGAACACGAGGGTAATAAAGTCTTCCCCAAACCGGACCAACAACCCGATGCGTTTTCCAGGTCCGATCCCCATCGCTTGAAGCCCTGCTGCGATCGAAGTCGAACGGCGATCCAAATCCGCGAGGCTCAATGTCGAGTAGCTGCGGTTGGTACCCTGTTTCCAGCTTCCAACTGGGGAAGCTATCGCGAGGGCATCCGGTCGTACAGCCGCCTGCTTGGTGAGCCGATCCGCAATATTCATGAGAGCGACTGAATGCGAAGGCGAATCCACTCGACCAATTCCTCGCTAAAAACATCCCCTTGAGTCAGAAAGTCGGCATCCATTTCCAACGTTTGGCAGGCTTTCATTCGATCCCAGTGCCCCTGAACAACAGGAATCACCGAAGCTGAATCGATTTGATCTCGGGTGGGGAGAGGAGTCTTGTTATGAATACCATCGATCATTGCCATGATTATTGCCGCACAGGCCAGGTAATGATTTCCGGATGCTGGTACCGCGTGGAGTTCGAGAACAGACTCGCGGGGCGAAGTCGCATCATGCGCCGGCTTGCAAAACGCAGCGGGCGAGTGGGGTTCGCAGTCTTGAGAGAACGGCACGGTCGATGGGGACTGCGAACGATCCGATTCCGAGAGCCAGAAGATGCAGGTGAGGGTTGCCGCATGCTGTAGGATTCCTCCCAAGGCATGTCGCCCCAAATCGGACAGGCCTTGATACGCACCGCTTGAAAAAACGGGTTCCCCTGCTCGAACGAAGCTCCACTGGGTCGCGGCCCAATGCGATGCGATGTCGAGTGTTGATCCCGATTGTGCACCGGTCTGTTCGATTAGGTAGCGAAGCATGGCGCAGTCATCGCATGCTTCAAGAACAGATTTGGGTTGAATGGCAAACTCGGAGAGATTTTTTGCGTTCAGAAAATGTCGGTCGACGGCTACCCCCGCTTCGGCAGCAAAGTCTGCGATTCGGGAGCGAATCAAGTACTGGGAATCAGTCCCACGCGAGGCGCGCGTCTCCTCGAGAACCTTGACAGTCCTCAAGGTGAAGGGGAGCGATGTACGGATACGAACATCGTCTGCGATTCCCGTCGACTGCAGATAGCGCAACGACTGGGCGGCAACGAATCGGGAATCGAAGGGACTTTCCTCACGTTGGAGAATATCCTGGATCGTTGCGATCAAAACCAACGCGGGCTGTTGCGTGAATGGATCGAGATAGTGAGCATGGCTTTGGGGCACCAAAATCGCGTAGGGGTGATAGGGCATTTGCGGATCCACGACCACCTCGTGACCTAACCCTTCCTCAAAGCTCGCCTCCGACAAATTGGCGATCGGCAGAGTGACTTGTCTCCAGCCACCTTCGAGATCCGTGTAGCGCAAATCGAAGCTACGGATCCCTTTTTCGCGACAGTAAGCCAGCACCGCCTTCGGTTTCACAGAAATTCCTTTCGTCCTCTAGTTAGTGCAATCTCTTCTCCATTGTAGGGAAAATCCGTTGCCCCTCTCGAGTTTGCTTCAGAAAGTTATGGAATCCCATCGAAAAGACCGGTGGTCGGCGCGCCGCATGTGGCCCGGCTTGTTGCCTAGCTCGAATAATTCGATAAATCCACGATATTTCACAACAAATATTGTGTAAACTCCACTTTCCGAAGAACTTGGAAGCCGAATAATACCGGGCGACTGTGAAAACCAGCCTTCCCTATTAAGAACGTTTATGTTGCGACAACAACCTGATCCAGGCCAGTCGATCGACCAGGTCCGCGAATTGATGCGACTAACGCTTTGTGAGTTGGCCGCCAAATTGGATATACCGATCGAGTCCAACGAGATCCAGCGATCCTTGGCCGATTCGGCCGTGGACATCGCGGACGATAGTTGGGACGCGATCACTCTCTTGATGATGCGTTCGGCGCAGGGCATCGGAATTCGTCTTTCGCCCGTGGAGTTGCAGGCCCCAGACGTGTGGGAGCTACTTCTCGAGGGATTCGCGATCGTCCAGCTGCAGCGCGAGGTCGACGGAGAAACTGCCTATGTCTATTCGAATATCCATATCGGCAAAATCGACGAGACGCGGCTTACGATTCGCAACAAGCAATCGGACTCGATGTCGAAACGGGAGCTAGTGCGACGTGTTCGAGCCAGTTCGGAAAAGTCGATTTTCTTCATTGCGGAGCGCGCGCTCGTTTGCGAGCCCACCACGACTCAAGCGAACGCGTCTACGGATCGCGTCCGGCGCGTGGCAGCGGACCATGCGCACCATGCTCCCCACCAGCACGACCACCGTCCTCGCATATCGCCCCAACAGCGGTTCCTTCGATTTCTGAAATTTGACTCTCGCGACATCTGGACCTTGGTCATTTTTGGTTTCGTTGTTGGGGTATTGGAGTTAGCCACCCCCCTCGCCGTCGAGCAGATGGTGACCACCATTGGCTTCGCGAGTTTGACGCAACCTCTGATTTGGTTAGCGGTACTTCTCTTTGGCATCCTGTCGCTGTCGGCAGTGATCAAGGGCATCCAGTACTTCGTCGTCGAAATCCTTCAGCGACGTATGTTCGTGCGAATCGTCGGAGATTTGTCGGAGCGTCTACCGAGACTAGAGCGGTCTTCCATGGATGGACTTCATGGTCCCGAGTTGGCGAATCGTTTCTTTGACGTCATGACCATGCAGAAGTCGACAGCCATGCTGTTGATCGATGGCCTATCGCTGGTAATCCGAACGGTAACGGGTCTTTTGCTGTTGGCGATCTACAGCCCCTACTTGCTCGCATTCGACGTCGTGTTGATTATCTGCATGACGATTTTTCTTCTGCTGCTTGGGCGCGGAGCGGTGCGAACTGCAATCGAAGAATCGCTCGTCAAGTACCGGATCGCGCATTGGCTCCAGGATGTGATTGGCAATCCTGTCGCATTTCAAGTGCACGGTGCAGGCGAACTGGTCACCGACCGCTCGAATCGACTGACTGTCGAATACTTGGGAGCCCGTCGCGATCACTTCGTCGTGCTCATTCGACAAACCCTCTTTTCGTTGATGCTCTACGCCATATCCATCACCGCCATTTTGTCGTTGGGTGTATGGTTGGTTCTTTCGGAAAGTTTGAACATCGGACAGCTTGTGGCCAGCGTATCGGTCGTCGCGGTCGTGGTCGGGGCGTTCGCGTCGATCGGGAAGTCACTGGAAGCGTTTTACGACCTTATGGCTGCGACCGACAAAGTGGGCCACTTGCTCGACCTGCCGACCCTTCCTCCCTCGCGTTCCTTAGACGCCGGCATCGGCCCTGTGGAGGTGCGATTGCGCGGCCTCACGGTGAGCGGTTCGGGCAACCTCCATTTCAACATCGGCGACATGAAAATCGCCAGCGGAGAGCGTTTCGCCCTATGCGGAGAAGGGGAGTGTGGCAAATCGCTCCTCCTGCAGACTCTTTCCGGATTGCGTCCCCCCACCGAAGGGATGGCAGAAATCGGTGGAATCGATTCCCGAGAAGTCAATCGCTTTGCGGAGGGCTCAATGGTCTCTGTAGCAGGGACGCCTGAGATCTTCCACGGAACAATCTCCGAGAACATCTCGTTGCGCCGACTCTCCGTTCCTTCCTCCGAAGTGCGGCACTCCCTCATCAACACCGAGATGTGGGACGAGGTCCTGGCGATGACCAAGGGGCTTGAAACGATGCTCCAAACAGGCGGCTACCCATTGAGCCACACTCAAATGGCGCGTCTCACCATTGCCAGAGCGATCGCGACCAAACCTCGTTTGCTTTTGATCGATGGAACCCTCGACGTTCTCCCTCCAAAAATGCGTTACGCCATTTGGGATCATTTGCGAGACAGCAAACAACCTTGGACCCTGGTCGTTGTCACCCACGACCCGGTCATCATTGAACAATGCGACGGACACAAGGATTTGTCATCATGCCTAGTAGCACACAAGTAGAAACCGAACTGACGCCGCTTCCAGCGTTGCAAAGCCCTCCCAAACGGAGGATGGTGCGGTATCGCCCCACCGAAGCGTTAGGTACCCGTTTCCCCGCCATGCACTTGGTCCGCTCCAGCTGGTTCTGCCGAGTCATCGCCCGCACCACCGCATTCTTGATGGTCGTCTTTCTCTTGGCCGCCATCTATGTGCCTTGGCAACAGACCTCGCGATGCGAAGGAGTCGTGACCGCTCGAAATCCCAACGAACGACGCCAGGTATTCCTCAGCACTGCCAAAGGGATCATCGCCGAACAAAAACCCGGCCTGCAAGAGGGATCCCATGTGGCTGCAGGGGAAACCATCATGGTCCTGGACACGCTCGCCAAGGACCAAATTGAACTGATCCAAAGTCAACAAAAGCAGTTGGAAGACAAGAAGTCCTTCACCCGATCGCAGTTGGAATTTGCCGTTACCCAAGTCGAAAACACCGAGGAATCCGGACGTCAACTTATCCGTGCCACCCAAGCCGAAATTGATGCGGCCCATGCGAAATGGGAGTCGGCTGAAGCGGAGGTCGAGGCCCAGCTAGCGCGACTCGCGCAGGCGGAATTCGATGTCAATGCGTACGAACCTCTCGCAGGAAAAACAGTCAGCATTCAGAAATACCAACAAGCGATCAACGATGAAATCGTCGAGGCCAAGAAGCTAACCCGCGCTGAGCGCGCCAAAGACGAAGCCGCGAATTTTCTAGAAGCCAAACGACGAGATCTCGACAGCAAGCGCCAGGAAATCGACAAGAAGGTTTCCGAGGCGAGACAGAAAGTCGATGAGTATCGCAACAAGCTCGCCGATATCGAGAAAGAGTCCCAAGACATCAGTGTTAAACTTGGCGAGCTCGAACGTCTTCGCATCGTCAGCCCGACTGCCGGACGCGTTCAGTCGATCCTTGGGCAAGTCGGCAAGGCGGTCGACGTCAAGGATATGCTTTTTGAGCTCATCCCTGACACCGATGATTTGTGGGTCGAACTCAGCGTGCGAGGAATGGACCAGCCGCTCATCCAGGTTGGAGACAAGGTCCGTTTGCAGTTTGAAGGATGGCCTGCCATCCAGTTCGTCGGCTGGCCAAGCGTCGCCAAAGGTACCTTCGGTGGCGTTGTCAATGCTATCAATCCGGCCGACGACGGAACGGGTAACTTTAAGATCTTTGTTGGCCCGGACCCGGACGATCCGGCGAAAGAAAAGTGGCCCGATAGACGATACCTTAGGCAGGGTGTTCGCGCGAATGCCTGGGTTATCTTGGACAGCGTACCGTTAGGCTTTGAGATATGGCGTCAACTCAACGGATTCCCACCAACCCGCGCCAGCGCAGGGCCCGATGGTGGAAAATCGAAGGACGTCAAAGCTCCAAAACTCAAGTAATCCTGCAAGCGGTTCTTCTATCAGGCTTGGCAATATCCCCTATCGAACCGACATGGGGACAAGCCGAACCACCCACCCCCGCGCCGATGCCGACACGGCCGTCGCGACAAGGGGAATCGATCCGGGAACGACTCAATCAGCAACTCAAGGGGCCGAGCCAGCCGCCGAGTGATCCGACCGCGCTCAACATACCAAATATTCTCCAGTCGAAGCCGACCCCCGACGCACTCTCCGCGGATGCATTGGACTCGGATCCCAATGCGGCGTTCATCGAGCAGGATATCCTAACTCTCTCCGATGTCATCGCTTCGACCTATCGCGGATTCCCTCTGATCGAAATCGCTCGGCAGCAAACCGGGGTTACGAGCGGTGAGTACCGATCGGCGTGGGGTGCCTACGATACCAAGCTCGAGTACTTCTCGCTCAATCAGCCGCTGGGTTACTACGAAACGTATCGAAACGGGATCGGTGCCGCTCGCCAGCTCTGGTGGGGCGGATACTTAAGCACCGGGTACCGCATCGGTCGCGGCTACTACGAGCCTTGGTACAAAGAACGTCAAACCGACGACGCGGGTGAGTTCAAAGTCGCGTACCAGCAGCCTCTCTTGCAAGGTCGAGCCATCGACCCACAACGCGTTGAGCTCTTCCAGGCCAATTTGCGACGTCAGTCGGTAGGACCTGAAGTGCAGTTCCAACTGCTTGTCGCTACCCGGGACGCAGCATTTGCTTACTGGCAATGGGTCGAACAAGGGAACATTTTGCGTGCCCAGCGCAACCTGCTCCGACTGGCAGAACTGCGCGCGGGACAATTCGAAGAAGCCTTCCAGCGCGGCGTCGCGACCGCGTTGACCGTATCGCTCAACCGGCAAGAGATCCTGTCACGACAATTGAAGGTGAACGATACGCAAATGAAGTTCCGGGACTCCGCGTACAAGCTCTCGATCTTCTTGCGAGACGAAAACGGACAGCCGCTCCTGGCTCCTCCCGAATGGCTTCCTCCTCGATTCCCCAAGCCGGTCGACATTGCGCTCGCGTCCTACGAACAGGACTATTCGAGTGCGCTCTCCTCTCGCCCCGAACTTCGACTGATCGAGCTTCAAGCCCAAGAAGTTCGACTCGATCTTCAGCTAGCGCGCAATCAAACCTTGCCCAACGTCGACTTCACTATCCAAGCCGGGAAAGACATTGGCGAACCTGCAACGAGCTCCAACGATAAGCGTGAGTTCGAGCTGGAAAGCGGCATCGTCGGCGGTGTGCCTATCCAACGAAACAAAGCGTTCGGTAAGATTCAAAGCACGAACGCCAAACTGGTTCAGATCGCGCAGAAACTGGAATTTCAGCGGAACAAAATCAACGCCGAACTGCTGATGGCCCGCAATCAAGTTGAGATCGCGCAACAAAACGTCAGGATCGCCCAAGACTTCTTAGCGGAAACACAAAAGGTCCTGGACCTGTTCCGACTCGCTGTCACCCAAGGTGACTTTGATTTGCAACTCTTCCTACAGCAAGAAGTGAAAGTCACCGAGGCGGAAGTCAAACTGCTGGAAGAGGTACGCACCTATTACCAAGCCATCGCTGCCCTGCAAGCCACGCTAGGCTTGGACCCTCTCGATCAATCCACGCTTCTCAACACGACGTCGGTCTACGAGCAATAACCGCTCCGTCGGCAGGCCTATTTTCTGTGCGTTCATTTTGAGGGAATGCTCCCCCTTTGAACGGCATTGGGGGAATTTGTCGGCCACGTTTCTTGCTAAACTAGATGGGACGCTTCCACAAAAGCTAAGAGCATCGCACCGCCCAAATTTCCCGCCTTTCATTCTCGCTTCCCCACGATCCACCTCATGAAATCGTATTCCCTCTGGCGATTCGCTTTAGCAACCGCCTCGCGCTATGCGCTCCCTGCATGCCTCACCTTGGTCGTTTCCGTCTCCAGTGCTCTCGCCCAATCTCCAGGTTGGTACAAAGGGAACCTTCACACCCACTCGTTTTGGAGTGATGGAAACGATTTCCCCGAAATGATCTCCGATTGGTACCGAACCCGCGGATATTCTTTTTTGGCCATCTCCGATCACAACGTGCTTCAAAGCGGTCAGCGATGGATGAAACAATCCGCGGTGGAATCGCGAGGGGGCAAGGAAGTTATTCCCAAGTACATCCGTCGGTTCGGCGAGTCATGGGTGGAAACTCGTGGCGAGCCGGGAACCGAAAGCGCAGAGATCCGCTTGAAACCTCTGGATGAGTATCGTTATCTGCTCGAACAAAGCGAAAAATTCATCCTCATCCCCTCCGAAGAAATCTCGGACAAAGCGGAGGGAAAGCCTGTCCACATGAACGCTACCAACGTAGCAGAGGCGGTGAAGCCTGTCGGTGGCGCGACCGTGCGCGAGGTGATGGAGAACAATCTCCGCGCCGTGCTTGAGCAAGAAAAGAAGCTGGGTAGAGAAATCATGGTACACCTCAATCACCCAAATTTTCATTATGGCGTTACCTTCGAAGATCTTGCTGCCGTCATGAGCGAGCAATTCTTTGAAGTCTACAACGGTCACCCAGGCGTCAATCACCGAGGGGATAAAGATCACCCGAGCGTCGAACGCATTTGGGATTTGGCCAACCACCTCCGCGTCAACAAACTCGGCGGTTCGCTCCTCCTCGGTATCGCGACCGACGATAGCCACGAATACCACGGCAAACCGGGAAGCCGCCCTGGAAGGGGCTGGGTGATGGTCCGAAGTCGCTATCTCACGCCAGAACATCTGATCCGCGCAATGGAATCAGGTGACTTCTACGCATCGAGCGGCTTATCGCTCCAAGACGTCCAGTGGAACAAAGAGACCTCCACCCTCTCCGTGGCAATCCAATCCGAACCGAACGTGCAATACACGACGGAATTCATCGTCACCTCCAAGGATGCGGAGCTCGATCAAATCGGACGCGTCGCGAAGACCTTCCAGGATCTTCAATCGAGCTACACCCTCGCGCCGGGAGAAACGATCGTGCGAGCGGTTGTAACAAGCTCGATCGCACCAGCTGACCCTGTCTTCGATGACCAGAAGCAACAGGCTTGGACGCAGCCCTTCACGATTCCATCTGCCGCCAAGAG includes these proteins:
- a CDS encoding ABC transporter ATP-binding protein; translated protein: MLRQQPDPGQSIDQVRELMRLTLCELAAKLDIPIESNEIQRSLADSAVDIADDSWDAITLLMMRSAQGIGIRLSPVELQAPDVWELLLEGFAIVQLQREVDGETAYVYSNIHIGKIDETRLTIRNKQSDSMSKRELVRRVRASSEKSIFFIAERALVCEPTTTQANASTDRVRRVAADHAHHAPHQHDHRPRISPQQRFLRFLKFDSRDIWTLVIFGFVVGVLELATPLAVEQMVTTIGFASLTQPLIWLAVLLFGILSLSAVIKGIQYFVVEILQRRMFVRIVGDLSERLPRLERSSMDGLHGPELANRFFDVMTMQKSTAMLLIDGLSLVIRTVTGLLLLAIYSPYLLAFDVVLIICMTIFLLLLGRGAVRTAIEESLVKYRIAHWLQDVIGNPVAFQVHGAGELVTDRSNRLTVEYLGARRDHFVVLIRQTLFSLMLYAISITAILSLGVWLVLSESLNIGQLVASVSVVAVVVGAFASIGKSLEAFYDLMAATDKVGHLLDLPTLPPSRSLDAGIGPVEVRLRGLTVSGSGNLHFNIGDMKIASGERFALCGEGECGKSLLLQTLSGLRPPTEGMAEIGGIDSREVNRFAEGSMVSVAGTPEIFHGTISENISLRRLSVPSSEVRHSLINTEMWDEVLAMTKGLETMLQTGGYPLSHTQMARLTIARAIATKPRLLLIDGTLDVLPPKMRYAIWDHLRDSKQPWTLVVVTHDPVIIEQCDGHKDLSSCLVAHK
- a CDS encoding TolC family protein, whose protein sequence is MPTRPSRQGESIRERLNQQLKGPSQPPSDPTALNIPNILQSKPTPDALSADALDSDPNAAFIEQDILTLSDVIASTYRGFPLIEIARQQTGVTSGEYRSAWGAYDTKLEYFSLNQPLGYYETYRNGIGAARQLWWGGYLSTGYRIGRGYYEPWYKERQTDDAGEFKVAYQQPLLQGRAIDPQRVELFQANLRRQSVGPEVQFQLLVATRDAAFAYWQWVEQGNILRAQRNLLRLAELRAGQFEEAFQRGVATALTVSLNRQEILSRQLKVNDTQMKFRDSAYKLSIFLRDENGQPLLAPPEWLPPRFPKPVDIALASYEQDYSSALSSRPELRLIELQAQEVRLDLQLARNQTLPNVDFTIQAGKDIGEPATSSNDKREFELESGIVGGVPIQRNKAFGKIQSTNAKLVQIAQKLEFQRNKINAELLMARNQVEIAQQNVRIAQDFLAETQKVLDLFRLAVTQGDFDLQLFLQQEVKVTEAEVKLLEEVRTYYQAIAALQATLGLDPLDQSTLLNTTSVYEQ
- a CDS encoding HlyD family secretion protein, with product MPSSTQVETELTPLPALQSPPKRRMVRYRPTEALGTRFPAMHLVRSSWFCRVIARTTAFLMVVFLLAAIYVPWQQTSRCEGVVTARNPNERRQVFLSTAKGIIAEQKPGLQEGSHVAAGETIMVLDTLAKDQIELIQSQQKQLEDKKSFTRSQLEFAVTQVENTEESGRQLIRATQAEIDAAHAKWESAEAEVEAQLARLAQAEFDVNAYEPLAGKTVSIQKYQQAINDEIVEAKKLTRAERAKDEAANFLEAKRRDLDSKRQEIDKKVSEARQKVDEYRNKLADIEKESQDISVKLGELERLRIVSPTAGRVQSILGQVGKAVDVKDMLFELIPDTDDLWVELSVRGMDQPLIQVGDKVRLQFEGWPAIQFVGWPSVAKGTFGGVVNAINPADDGTGNFKIFVGPDPDDPAKEKWPDRRYLRQGVRANAWVILDSVPLGFEIWRQLNGFPPTRASAGPDGGKSKDVKAPKLK
- a CDS encoding PHP domain-containing protein; this encodes MKSYSLWRFALATASRYALPACLTLVVSVSSALAQSPGWYKGNLHTHSFWSDGNDFPEMISDWYRTRGYSFLAISDHNVLQSGQRWMKQSAVESRGGKEVIPKYIRRFGESWVETRGEPGTESAEIRLKPLDEYRYLLEQSEKFILIPSEEISDKAEGKPVHMNATNVAEAVKPVGGATVREVMENNLRAVLEQEKKLGREIMVHLNHPNFHYGVTFEDLAAVMSEQFFEVYNGHPGVNHRGDKDHPSVERIWDLANHLRVNKLGGSLLLGIATDDSHEYHGKPGSRPGRGWVMVRSRYLTPEHLIRAMESGDFYASSGLSLQDVQWNKETSTLSVAIQSEPNVQYTTEFIVTSKDAELDQIGRVAKTFQDLQSSYTLAPGETIVRAVVTSSIAPADPVFDDQKQQAWTQPFTIPSAAKSQ